Proteins encoded together in one Acholeplasma hippikon window:
- a CDS encoding signal peptidase I, with the protein MLKKIETIFITILVFFLASTFLLQIVGVRTRVVLSDSMYPKIRINNLVYINEKYNVDKLNVGDVIAFEQGSKEVLHRIVEINGDLIVTKGDNNNVNDQPIMKSNVKGKLVFNIPFGGFLVNIYLWMVLIGLYGIFHLIKKIRKEFGKE; encoded by the coding sequence ATGCTTAAAAAAATTGAGACAATTTTCATCACTATCCTCGTGTTTTTTCTAGCATCAACATTCCTGCTACAAATTGTTGGTGTACGTACAAGAGTTGTCTTAAGTGATTCAATGTATCCAAAGATTCGTATCAATAATTTAGTATATATTAATGAAAAATATAATGTAGATAAATTAAATGTTGGTGATGTAATTGCTTTTGAACAAGGGTCAAAAGAAGTATTACACCGAATTGTTGAAATTAATGGAGATCTTATTGTAACCAAAGGTGACAATAATAATGTAAATGACCAACCAATTATGAAATCTAACGTAAAAGGTAAGTTAGTATTTAATATACCTTTTGGAGGATTCTTAGTAAATATTTATTTATGGATGGTCTTAATTGGATTATATGGAATCTTTCATCTTATTAAAAAGATTCGAAAAGAGTTCGGAAAGGAGTAA
- a CDS encoding signal peptidase I → MEQVKKQPTGVKVAKIIFNVLFYLIIATLLLYSVIVIASRGNENNIPNIFGNGFLAVKSESMEGTNPDSFSKNDLIFVKILKESEKEFQVGQVVTFKDPAKRGELNTHRIVEIIGNYYRTQGDNTNEPDFYLLEAEDIVAVYTGKAKGLGGFVLFIQSQTGFALLVLLPIFLVLVYQGYKVLSAVFAIKKEKLIQQHAEEKAKAQAELEAEKERMRQELLEELKKEKK, encoded by the coding sequence GTGGAACAAGTAAAAAAACAACCAACAGGGGTTAAAGTTGCTAAGATCATCTTTAATGTCCTATTCTATTTAATTATTGCAACATTACTCTTATATTCTGTTATCGTAATTGCTTCAAGAGGAAATGAAAATAACATTCCAAATATTTTCGGAAATGGCTTCCTTGCAGTAAAATCTGAATCTATGGAAGGAACTAATCCGGATTCATTCTCTAAGAATGATTTAATTTTTGTGAAAATTCTTAAAGAATCAGAAAAAGAATTTCAAGTAGGTCAAGTGGTGACCTTTAAAGATCCAGCTAAACGTGGAGAATTAAATACCCACCGTATCGTAGAAATCATTGGTAATTATTACCGTACACAAGGTGATAACACGAATGAACCTGATTTCTATTTATTAGAAGCAGAAGACATCGTTGCGGTTTACACAGGTAAAGCAAAAGGTTTAGGTGGATTCGTTCTATTCATTCAATCACAAACAGGCTTTGCATTATTAGTTTTACTCCCAATTTTCTTAGTGTTAGTATATCAAGGTTATAAAGTACTATCTGCAGTATTTGCCATTAAGAAAGAAAAACTAATTCAACAACATGCTGAAGAAAAAGCGAAAGCTCAAGCTGAGTTAGAAGCTGAAAAAGAAAGAATGAGACAAGAATTATTAGAAGAATTAAAAAAAGAAAAAAAGTAA
- a CDS encoding signal peptidase I: MKKAIDILITSLSIFIFIFSIYVIIGSSLAVRNNELFRIFGYSYALVPTNSMEGTNEDSFSKGSIVIINHTPYEDLEIGDVVVYKSNEGILIIHRIIEETEEGFIVKGDNNSSADNELVTLSNYQGKHIRHFQFMNIGLWLIDARAMLLLILGIILLISVLYQMAKIVIEYKRAKLEKFKKSLEEESHEE; the protein is encoded by the coding sequence ATGAAGAAAGCAATAGATATTCTAATTACATCATTAAGTATCTTCATCTTTATTTTCTCAATCTATGTGATCATCGGCAGTTCACTAGCGGTTAGAAATAATGAATTATTTAGAATATTTGGTTACTCATACGCGTTGGTTCCAACCAACAGTATGGAAGGAACAAATGAAGATAGTTTTTCAAAAGGGTCCATTGTTATTATTAATCACACGCCATATGAAGATTTAGAAATTGGAGATGTGGTGGTCTATAAGAGTAATGAAGGTATCTTAATCATCCATAGAATAATAGAAGAAACAGAAGAAGGATTTATTGTAAAAGGTGATAATAACAGTTCAGCAGATAATGAACTAGTTACACTAAGTAATTACCAAGGCAAGCACATTAGACATTTCCAATTTATGAATATTGGATTATGGTTAATCGATGCAAGAGCAATGTTACTTTTAATCCTTGGCATCATCCTACTGATTTCTGTACTCTATCAAATGGCTAAGATTGTGATTGAATACAAGAGGGCTAAACTTGAAAAATTTAAAAAGAGTTTAGAGGAAGAGAGCCATGAAGAATAA